In a single window of the Oscarella lobularis chromosome 2, ooOscLobu1.1, whole genome shotgun sequence genome:
- the LOC136200330 gene encoding uncharacterized protein, translated as MQTETMESSTEINKSDIPLTLPDVHWFPGMELGFGFDVLTGEVKPSPFEKIVIGESRSSPIQVAVGSSSSKSTQETFGFVESSQDVEKELSVSTSLSFGLGSFSASFSTEISHHVKFSHHAVTAIRKKTVTSDSYEMLADFDLKEEAKALLKQKDMKAFRKLYGDYFVAGLKRGSSFRAYYRCNASSKEELWKVKASLEASYLSATLKNETDVSDGSKSSSSSISSSYTMSGVEGTYQPSASTLEDVDKGLEHVNKALEYFSANEKGAPFLAILRHYAFLNPEVEACVPVTPTAFQEMKEIAQHVFELEQMLKSSLTPAVQKNVQDYLNTFARNRHALAIDESKRATLLKKFREITDSLGNVRLRRKFLSMVGAAEQPDEKEYGDTVQCGFFPKSPLPEQIKADIQGFTLEVQDKNQNASNPLYFFDPEKIVVGWRVHQSGKGKDRNWTVTGRFLLKDEVKINVVGEGVVKLSVWCVNRSDYPQEAEDEE; from the exons ATGCAAACTGAAACGATGGAATCGAGCACAG AAATCAACAAGTCTGATATTCCGCTGACTTTGCCCGATGTGCATTGGTTTCCCGGCATGGAATTAGGCTTTGGATTTGACGTTCTCACCGGCGAAGTAAAACCGTCGCCTTTTGAAAAGATTGTCATCGGCGAATCAAGATCTTCGCCTATTCAAGTAGCAGTGGGTTCGAG CTCATCGAAAAGTACCCAAGAAACGTTTGGTTTTGTCGAGTCGTCGCaggacgtcgaaaaagagcTCAGCGTCTCCACCAGTCTGTCATTCGGACTCGGATCCTTCAGTGCGAGCTTTTCGACAGAAATATCTCACCACGTCAAATTCTCTCATCACGCCGTCACCGCCATTCGCAAGAAAACCGTGACCTCGGACTCCTACGAAATGCTGGCCGATTTCGATCTGAAAGAAGAGGCCAAAGCGCTGTTGAAGCAAAAGGACATGAAGGCATTTCGCAAACTCTATGGCGACTATTTCGTTGCCGGGCTGAAACGAGGATCGTCCTTTCGCGCTTATTATCGCTGCAACGCCTCCAGCAAGGAAGAACTGTGGAAAGTTAAGGCGAGCTTGGAAGCTAGTTATCTGAGTGCAACTTTGAAGAACGAAACGGACGTCAGCGACGGATCaaaaagcagcagcagctccATATCGTCGAGCTACACCATGTCCGGTGTAGAAGGGACGTACCAACCGTCTGCTTCGACGCTGGAAGATGTTGACAAAGGTCTCGAACACGTCAACAAAGCTCTCGAATATTTCTCGGCGAACGAGAAAGGAGCTCCTTTCCTCGCAATTCTTAGGCACTACGCCTTCCTGAATCCGGAAGTCGAGGCCTGCGTTCCCGTCACTCCGACTGCGTTTCAAGAGATGAAGGAAATAGCGCAGCACGTTTTCGAATTGGAGCAAATGTTGAAGTCTTCGCTGACGCCCGCCGTTCAAAAAAACGTTCAAGACTATTTGAACACGTTTGCCAGAAACAGGCACGCCTTGGCAATCGACGAGTCTAAGAGAGCGACTCTTTTGAAGAAGTTTAGAGAAATTACTGATTCTCTTGGAAACGTGCGACTTCGCAGAAAATTTCTCTCTATGGTTGGGGCCGCCGAACAACCGGATGAAAAAGAGTACGGAGATACGGTCCAATGCGGCTTTTTTCCAAAGAGCCCTTTGCCAGAGCAAATCAAAGCAGACATTCAAGGGTTCACACTTGAAGTCCAAGATAAAAATCAGAATGCTTCCAATCCGCTCTATTTCTTCGATCCTGAGAAGATCGTCGTTGGATGGAGAGTTCATCAGAGCGGCAAGGGCAAAGATCGCAACTGGACAGTCACGGGCAGATTTCTTCTGAAAGACGAAGTGAAAATCAatgtcgtcggcgaaggtGTGGTCAAACTAAGCGTTTGGTGCGTGAATCGTTCCGATTACCCACAAGAAGCCGAGGACGAAGAATAA
- the LOC136183345 gene encoding uncharacterized protein — protein MSSQRFSSYFFALEDEAKSRYLEKLAIIGPDVDDPYVIDSAATSDAWPSIEFPDVYNYLINTPSLYTKESLKAYKSLDGYKFFTAGWVTDVRVAKPSKYVVLGKVGHSQAVNAPYLRTWVGAEENGTVLCAHCTCMAGLGEACSHVAALLFAAIYTAERANNASCTSVPCRWADLSGKAAPFAPTAEIDFVPPKKKMNLSASSADAGSSSSSSATAPRTKAVACSAPTNDELESFYENLSKCGQGKSVILSLQPNYWDAFLETDQPMILTDLYDDSLATLSYSEILEASEDVFSKIVVSESQSRTIEEQTKGQARSRLWFRHRAGRVTASNFKAAARTDSESGRPSISLIKRICYPESYKFFSEATSWGSSKEATALQAYEKVRKREHRNLRLKPCGLIVRPQFPQLGATPDSLVCCDCCGEGVVEVKCPVRCKEQSLTEAARQPDFCLKGSDGLFALARDHAYYYQIQLQMLLSSSEYCDFVVWTPSCFFVERVVIDNDFLSRELLKVKLFYRCGILPELLAKYYTRQTAQCVPKNETGRPTWCFCRREEEDGREMIGCDNSNCIIQWFHTECLRITKVPKGKWLCPECRKNRSAEKKK, from the coding sequence ATGTCTTCGCAACGCTTTTCCTCCTACTTTTTCgctctcgaagacgaagctAAGAGTCGCTACTTGGAGAAACTCGCCATCATCGGTCCCGACGTTGACGATCCGTACGTGATAGATTCAGCTGCAACGAGTGACGCTTGGCCTTCCATCGAATTTCCTGACGTCTACAACTATCTTATCAACACCCCAAGCCTGTACACGAAAGAATCGCTGAAGGCGTACAAAAGTCTTGACGGGTACAAGTTTTTCACGGCTGGGTGGGTAACAGACGTTCGTGTAGCGAAGCCATCAAAATACGTCGTCCTCGGTAAGGTTGGACATTCTCAAGCAGTTAACGCTCCGTATTTACGCACTTGGGTGGGAGCCGAAGAGAATGGAACCGTCTTATGTGCCCACTGCACGTGCATGGCAGGATTGGGTGAAGCGTGCTCGCATGTGGCGGCTCTGCTATTTGCTGCCATTTATACAGCAGAAAGGGCAAATAATGCGTCGTGTACGTCAGTACCATGTCGGTGGGCTGATCTATCTGGAAAAGCGGCTCCCTTCGCTCCAACagccgaaatcgattttgtccctccgaagaagaagatgaatcTCTCTGCGAGTAGCGCTGATGcaggaagcagcagcagcagcagcgcaACTGCGCCAAGGACTAAGGCAGTGGCCTGTTCCGCtccgacgaacgacgaattAGAAAGCTTCTACGAAAACTTGTCGAAGTGCGGGCAAGGCAAGTCAGTCATACTTTCGCTGCAGCCAAACTATTGGGATGCTTTTCTCGAAACGGATCAGCCCATGATCCTGACAGATTTATATGACGATTCATTAGCTACCCTTTCTTATTCCGAGATTTTGGAAGCGAGCGAAGATGTTTTTAGCAAAATCGTTGTTTCCGAATCTCAATCGAGAACAATCGAAGAACAGACCAAAGGACAAGCTAGGAGTCGTCTATGGTTTCGTCATCGCGCTGGCCGTGTTACTGCGTCGAATTTCAAGGCTGCGGCGCGCACAGACTCGGAAAGTGGCAGGCCATCAATTTCATTGATCAAGCGTATTTGCTATCCTGAGAGCTACAAATTCTTTAGTGAAGCCACCTCGTGGGGTTCTAGCAAGGAAGCAACGGCTCTTCAAGCGTACGAAAAGGTGCGGAAACGCGAACATCGCAATTTGAGGTTGAAACCATGCGGACTTATTGTTCGACCTCAATTTCCTCAACTTGGCGCTACACCCGACAGCTTAGTATGCTGCGACTGCTGCGGTGAAGGAGTGGTAGAGGTGAAATGTCCTGTTCGATGCAAGGAGCAATCATTAACTGAAGCTGCTCGCCAGCCGGACTTCTGCCTGAAGGGAAGTGATGGTCTTTTTGCTCTTGCAAGAGATCACGCCTACTATTATCAAATCCAATTGCAAATGCTGCTGTCTTCGTCAGAATATTGCGATTTCGTTGTTTGGACACCGAGTTGTTTCTTTGTGGAAAGGGTTGTCATTGACAACGATTTTCTCTCGAGGGAGCTACTGAAAGTTAAACTTTTTTATCGATGTGGCATTTTACCGGAGTTACTTGCAAAATATTACACCAGGCAGACAGCGCAATGCGTTCCAAAGAACGAGACTGGGCGTCCAACGTGGTGCTTctgcagaagagaagaagaggacggAAGAGAAATGATTGGTTGCGACAACAGCAACTGCATTATTCAGTGGTTCCACACGGAATGCCTCCGGATCACTAAAGTTCCGAAAGGTAAATGGCTCTGTCCTGAGTgtagaaaaaatagaagtgctgaaaagaagaaataa
- the LOC136200363 gene encoding uncharacterized protein: MTMEPNPASEVTSDIPLTLPDVHWFPGMELGLGFDVLTGEVKPSPFKMAKCKAAKVPSSSQSSEETFTFVESAQDIEKEISVSTSLSFGLGSFSSSLSAEISNHVKVSQNTVSAIRKKTVKSDSYEMLGVLDLKEEAKSLLNNATEFRNRYGDYFVAGMKRGSSFRAYYRCSASSSEEMSKVKTSVKASYNAVSVENKMDVSDESKKSNRSISVSYTMYGVEGTYKSSVSTLEDVNKALDYFSSNEKGAPLVAILRHYAFLNLGLPAQVPVDPLGFQHVKEISHHVLELEQRLKSPLTLAVRKQIQAYLNEFTRFKHALATDAGASKRNDLLKEYEEISESLREVRRRSKFLSIVGSADQPEEKQYGNWVRCGFHPDSPSIHVSKQIKSEVQGLTIEGWPKDHHTFTPLYFFDPEKIIVGWDIDQSGKGQNRYWTVTGKFLLKDEVKINLIGSAGLVKLTVFFVNRCDFPSEENEEEA, translated from the exons ATGACAATGGAACCAAACCCAG CCTCCGAAGTAACATCCGATATTCCGCTGACTTTGCCCGATGTGCATTGGTTTCCCGGCATGGAATTAGGCCTTGGATTTGACGTTCTCACCGGCGAAGTAAAACCGTCGCCTTTTAAAATGGCAAAATGTAAAGCAGCAAAAGTTCCAAG CTCATCGCAAAGTTCCGAAGAAACGTTCACTTTTGTCGAGTCGGCACAGGAcatcgaaaaagaaataagcGTCTCAACCAGCCTTTCATTCGGACTGGGATCCTTCAGTTCGAGTTTGTCAGCAGAGATATCTAACCACGTCAAAGTGTCTCAAAACACCGTATCCGCTATTCGTAAGAAAACGGTGAAGTCCGATTCGTACGAAATGTTGGGCGTTTTGGATCTGAAAGAGGAGGCCAAGTCGCTGTTAAACAATGCGACGGAGTTTCGCAATCGCTATGGCGATTACTTCGTCGCCGGGATGAAAAGAGGATCGTCCTTTCGTGCTTATTATCGTTGCAGCGCTTCTAGCAGTGAAGAAATGTCAAAGGTGAAGACAAGCGTAAAAGCCAGTTACAATGCCGTGAGTGTGGAGAACAAAATGGACGTAAGTGACGAATCAAAAAAGAGCAATCGCTCTATATCGGTGAGCTACACCATGTACGGTGTCGAAGGAACGTACAAATCATCCGTTTCGACGCTCGAAGACGTCAACAAAGCTCTCGATTATTTCTCTTCGAATGAGAAAGGGGCTCCGCTTGTGGCGATTCTCAGGCACTACGCCTTCCTGAATTTGGGGCTTCCGGCCCAAGTTCCTGTCGATCCGTTGGGGTTTCAGCACGTGAAGGAAATATCCCACCACGTTCTCGAATTGGAACAAAGGCTGAAATCGCCGCTGACTCTCGCCGTTCGAAAACAGATTCAAGCGTATCTGAACGAATTTACCAGATTCAAGCACGCTTTGGCGACAGACGCCGGGGCGTCGAAGCGCAACGACCTTTTGAAAGAGTATGAAGAAATTTCCGAATCCCTCAGGGAGGTACGACGTCGCAGCAAATTTCTTTCTATAGTTGGATCCGCTGACCAACCGGAAGAAAAACAGTACGGAAATTGGGTCCGATGCGGCTTCCATCCTGACAGCCCCAGTATACATGTATCAAAACAAATCAAAAGTGAAGTTCAAGGTCTCACAATTGAAGGATGGCCTAAAGATCACCATACTTTTACTCCGCTCTATTTTTTCGATCCCGAAAAGATAATCGTTGGATGGGACATTGATCAGAGCGGAAAAGGCCAAAATCGCTACTGGACAGTCACTGGCAAATTTCTTCTGAAAGACGAAGTGAAAATCAATCTTATCGGAAGCGCTGGCCTTGTCAAACtaaccgttttcttcgtaAATCGTTGCGATTTTCCatctgaagaaaatgaagaagaagcgtGA
- the LOC136183346 gene encoding uncharacterized protein — MVKSCCAIGCANRFVRGSSISFYRFPPEGTESRERWIAAIRRKDWRPNEFSYVCSSHFVSGKRSRDPKSPDYVPSIFSFLSSPDKRAKQSQLVYYSRHSMKHSTRVKNEVFLKEKQARKAEEARKKREERIDGAREAAVKAAEEASSAARTLLQLGGTVEAITPDCDTRACQTDIGGADAKECGKLQTQLHTMRESSISEFSEERLHGDDGRVKFYTGLPSFGHLQAVYRLVVGGVDDADSSVVPMFHQFVAVLCKLRLNLMDQDLAYRLNVSQPTFSRYFTKWIDIMYIRLKPLVQWPTRDAVRKTMPLEFRRHFSRCVAVIDCFEVFTERASDLKAKAQSYSNYKHHQTVKFLIALCPSGAISFISQGWGGRTSDKHLTENCGILSNLLHGDMIMADRGFNISQAVASYGATLKTPPFTKRRNQLPKEEVDFARQLSRVRIHVERIISLLRRKYTLLSSTVPIRLIKKCSDDSGMTTLDKIAVIGSALCNCCDSIVPSH; from the coding sequence ATGGTCAAAAGCTGTTGCGCGATAGGTTGCGCGAACCGCTTTGTGCGAGGATCTTCGATAAGCTTTTACCGGTTTCCTCCCGAGGGTACAGAGAGCCGGGAACGGTGGATAgcagcgattcgacgaaaagattGGCGCCCTAACGAATTTTCCTACGTATGCTCGTCTCACTTTGTCTCGGGAAAAAGGTCACGCGATCCCAAGTCGCCAGATTACGTCCCTTCCATATTCTCGTTCCTGTCGAGCCCTGACAAGAGGGCGAAACAGTCGCAATTGGTTTATTATTCTCGTCATTCAATGAAGCATAGTACCCGCGTTAAAAACGAAGTTTtcttgaaagaaaaacaagcACGAAAGGCGGAAGAagcgcgaaaaaagcgagagGAGAGAATTGACGGTGCCAGAGAGGCTGCTGTAAAGGCCGCCGAAGAGGCTTCGTCCGCAGCTCGTACTCTACTTCAATTAGGGGGAACGGTAGAGGCTATTACGCCTGACTGTGACACGCGTGCTTGCCAAACCGATATAGGTGGTGCGGACGCGAAGGAATGTGGTAAACTTCAAACACAACTGCACACTATGCGAGAGTCTTCCATCTCAGAATTTTCCGAAGAGCGTTTGCATGGAGACGATGGACGAGTAAAATTTTACACCGGGTTGCCGTCCTTCGGTCATCTTCAAGCAGTGTACAGATTGGTTGTGGGAGGGGTTGATGATGCCGATTCTTCGGTCGTGCCAATGTTTCATCAATTTGTAGCTGTTTTATGCAAGTTGAGGCTTAATTTAATGGATCAAGATTTGGCTTACCGACTAAACGTCAGTCAACCGACGTTTTCCCGGTATTTCACCAAATGGATTGACATCATGTACATACGACTGAAACCACTCGTTCAATGGCCGACAAGAGACGCTGTACGCAAGACAATGCCGCtcgaatttcgacgtcacttttccCGGTGTGTAGCAGTAATTGATTGCTTTGAGGTTTTTACGGAACGAGCTTCTGACCTAAAGGCAAAGGCGCAGTCATACTCTAATTACAAGCATCATCAAACCGTGAAATTTTTGATTGCCCTGTGTCCCTCTGGCGCCATTTCATTTATCTCTCAAGGATGGGGCGGTAGAACGTCTGATAAACATCTTACTGAAAATTGTGGCATTTTGTCTAACCTCTTGCATGGTGACATGATTATGGCTGATCGTGGATTTAACATTTCACAAGCAGTAGCTTCATACGGAGCAACGCTGAAAACTCCTCCTTTTACTAAGAGACGCAATCAATTACCaaaggaagaagtcgacttTGCCAGGCAGCTTTCTCGAGTGAGAATACATGTGGAAAGAATCATATCATTGCTCCGACGAAAGTACACCCTCCTCTCTTCTACAGTACCAATTAGACTTATAAAGAAGTGTTCGGACGATTCTGGAATGACAACCCTAGACAAAATTGCTGTAATAGGTAGTGCTTTATGCAATTGCTGTGACTCTATTGTACCTAGTCATTGA
- the LOC136200249 gene encoding uncharacterized protein codes for MESSTEVNKSDIPLTLPDVHWFPGMELGFGFDVLTGEVKPSPFKMAESKAEKVSSSSQSSEETFSFVESAQDIEKEISVSTSLSFGLGCFSSSLSAEISNHVKVSENTVTAIRKKTVKSDSYEMLSVLDLKEEAKSLLEQNNATEFRNRYGDYFVAGMKRGSSFRAYYRCSASSSEEMSKVKASLKASYNAASAENETDASDESKKINRSISVSYTMYGVEGTYKSSVSTLEDVNKALDYFSSNDKGAPLVAILRHYAFLNLGLRAQVPLDPLGFQHVKEISHHVLELEQRLKSPLTLAVRKQIQAYLNEFTRFKHALATDAGASKRNDLLKEYEEISESLREVRRRSKFLSMVGSSDQPEAKEYGSWVRCGFHPENPGLHVSEQIKREIQSVTVDGCPKDHNTKTPLYFFDPEKIVVGWDLNLSGKGRERYWTVTGTFLLKDEVKINLRGNEGVVKLIVFFVNRCDFPSEENEEETEEKA; via the exons ATGGAATCGAGCACAG AAGTCAACAAGTCTGATATTCCGCTGACTTTGCCCGATGTGCATTGGTTTCCCGGCATGGAATTAGGCTTTGGATTTGACGTTCTCACCGGCGAAGTAAAACCGTCGCCTTTTAAAATGGCAGAAAGCAAAGCAGAAAAAGTTTCAAG CTCATCGCAAAGTTCCGAAGAAACGTTCTCTTTTGTCGAGTCGGCGCAGgacattgaaaaagaaataagcGTCTCGACCAGCCTTTCATTCGGACTGGGATGCTTCAGTTCGAGTTTGTCAGCAGAGATATCTAACCACGTCAAAGTGTCTGAAAACACCGTAACCGCTATTCGTAAGAAAACGGTGAAGTCCGATTCGTACGAAATGTTGAGCGTTTTGGATCTGAAAGAGGAGGCCAAGTCGCTGTTGGAGCAAAACAACGCGACGGAGTTTCGCAATCGCTATGGCGATTACTTCGTCGCCGGGATGAAACGAGGATCGTCCTTTCGCGCGTATTATCGTTGCAGCGCTTCTAGCAGTGAAGAAATGTCAAAGGTGAAGGCAAGCCTAAAAGCCAGTTACAATGCCGCGAGTGCGGAGAACGAAACGGACGCAAGTGACGAATCAAAAAAGATCAATCGCTCTATATCGGTGAGCTACACCATGTACGGTGTCGAAGGAACTTACAAGTCATCCGTTTCGACGCTCGAAGACGTCAACAAAGCTCTCGATTATTTCTCTTCGAATGACAAAGGGGCTCCGCTTGTGGCGATTCTTAGGCACTACGCCTTCCTGAATTTGGGGCTTCGGGCTCAAGTTCCTCTCGATCCGTTGGGGTTTCAGCACGTGAAGGAAATATCCCACCACGTTCTCGAATTGGAACAAAGGCTGAAATCGCCGCTGACTCTCGCCGTTCGAAAACAGATTCAAGCGTATCTGAACGAATTTACCAGATTCAAGCACGCTTTGGCGACAGACGCCGGGGCGTCGAAGCGCAACGACCTTTTGAAAGAGTATGAAGAAATTTCCGAATCCCTCAGGGAGGTACGACGTCGCAGCAAATTTCTTTCTATGGTTGGGTCCTCGGACCAACCGGAAGCAAAAGAGTACGGAAGTTGGGTCCGATGCGGCTTCCATCCTGAAAACCCTGGCCTACATGTGTCAGAACAAATCaaacgagaaattcaaaGTGTCACCGTTGACGGCTGCCCTAAAGATCACAACACCAAAACTCCGCTCTATTTTTTTGATCCCGAAAAGATCGTTGTCGGATGGGACCTTAATCTGAGTGGCAAAGGCCGCGAGCGCTACTGGACAGTTACAGGGACATTTCTTCTCAAGGACGAAGTGAAAATCAATCTTAGAGGAAACGAAGGCGTTGTCAAACtaatcgtcttctttgtAAATCGTTGCGATTTTCCATCAGAagagaatgaagaagaaactgaagaaaaagcgtaA